The genomic stretch CCCTTGGAAGGGGCTGCTTTTCTGAAAATTGACAAGTTGGAAGGGCCTAAAGTGAGCTAAAGTGCCTAAAGTTATGGAGTCGCTTTCAGCCGTCGTAGCCATTCAGCCGTCGTAGCTAAAGCTACTATGGCGAAGTCGGCAGCTACTATGGCGAAGTCGGCTCGCTCAACCAATTTTATATAATTGATAGAATTCCTTAACTTTAGCGCACTTCAAACTTAAGGCACTTTTAAGGGTTTTTGGCAAAGCCAAAGTTCTCTGACCGGGCCCATAGGACCAGGTTTTTTAGGACTAAATAAAAGGAGGATATAATGGCGATTATCAATTTTGGCGGTGTTGAAGAAGAAGTGATTACGTCCCAAGAATTTTCTTTGGAAAAAGCCCGCAAGGTGCTTGAAAACGAAACCGTGGCAATCTTAGGTTACGGCGTTCAAGGACCGGGGCAGGCTCTGAATTTGAGGGACAACGGCATCAACGTTATCATCGGGCAGCGGGACAACAGTAAAACTTGGGATAAAGCGGTGGCCGACGGTTTTGTTCCCGGCGAAACCCTTTTTGGACTTGAGGAAGCCGCCCGTAAAGGGACCGTTGTGCAGTTTCTACTTTCGGACGCCGGTCAGGTTGCCACCTGGCCGCTAGTAAAAAGTTGCTTGAACGAAGGCGATGCACTCTATTTTTCACATGGTTTTTCAATCGCTTATAAAGATCAGACCAACATTATACCTCCTGAAAACGTCGATGTCATCCTGGTCGCCCCCAAAGGATCCGGCCGTACCGTTCGAACCAATTTTCTAGACGGCAGCGGCATCAACTCAAGCTTTGCCGTGCATCAAGACTTTACCGGCAGAGCCAGAGAAAGAACCCTGGCCCTGGGTATTGCCATCGGCTCGGGTTATCTTTTCCCCACTACCTTTAAAAATGAAGTCCACAGCGATCTGACCGGCGAGCGCGGTGTATTGATGGGCTGTCTGGCCGGAGTGATGGAAGCCCAATACAACACACTTCGCAAGCACGGACACAGCCCCAGCGAAGCCTTTAATGAAACCGTAGAAGAGCTTACCCAGAGCCTGATTCGACTGGTGGCCGAAAATGGTATGGACTGGATGTTTTCGAACTGCAGCACCACCGCCCAGAGGGGGGCCCTGGACTGGGCGCCGAAGTTTCGCGACGCCGTTCTGCCCCTCTTTGAAGAGCTATATGAAAATGTCGTTTCCGGCGTTGAAACCAAACGGGTTCTGGAAGCCAACAGCGCCCCGGATTACCGGGAGAAACTGCAAATAGAGCTCGATATCATCAAAAATTCCGAAATGTGGCAGGCGGGAACCGCCGTAAGGTCCTTGAGACCTGAAAACAGATAGCTCATTTTTTTTCATTGTAAAAACAGATATGGCTCAATAATTGCAGGAAACTAAATATAGGGTGCTGTCCGTAGTCCGTTGTCAGGGGTCAGTAGTAACTGTATTTCCAAAAGGTTGGATCATGCGCAAAACCGCAAAAGAATTTTCGTATCTAGCTGAATTAACTACCTCTTATATCTTTTACTACGGACAACTGACAACTATCAACGGACATATCCAAATATAGAACGAGACCTTTGAAACTATAAAGATCTTGAAAATACATTATAGGAGAATACCATAATGGAACCGATTCTGTTATATGACACAACCT from Candidatus Desulfatibia profunda encodes the following:
- the ilvC gene encoding ketol-acid reductoisomerase; this translates as MAIINFGGVEEEVITSQEFSLEKARKVLENETVAILGYGVQGPGQALNLRDNGINVIIGQRDNSKTWDKAVADGFVPGETLFGLEEAARKGTVVQFLLSDAGQVATWPLVKSCLNEGDALYFSHGFSIAYKDQTNIIPPENVDVILVAPKGSGRTVRTNFLDGSGINSSFAVHQDFTGRARERTLALGIAIGSGYLFPTTFKNEVHSDLTGERGVLMGCLAGVMEAQYNTLRKHGHSPSEAFNETVEELTQSLIRLVAENGMDWMFSNCSTTAQRGALDWAPKFRDAVLPLFEELYENVVSGVETKRVLEANSAPDYREKLQIELDIIKNSEMWQAGTAVRSLRPENR